One window of the Geotrypetes seraphini chromosome 19, aGeoSer1.1, whole genome shotgun sequence genome contains the following:
- the CDKN1C gene encoding cyclin-dependent kinase inhibitor 1C produces the protein MAHVQLPDAAAWERQPARRTGPLHPRPGVCKNLFGRVDHEELRRELKSKLREMSEADRERWDYDFETDSPLAGGRLQWEAVPGEAVPAFYRETLRPGEPWHRDRAGEEGGQENCRHQPNSGLTTKTAPKGAAQITDLFAKRKRTTESKLTCGTGLPSVSPISPERTPRKRLR, from the exons ATGGCTCACGTGCAGCTGCCCGACGCCGCCGCCTGGGAGCGGCAGCCGGCCCGCAGGACCGGCCCCCTCCACCCCCGCCCCGGCGTCTGCAAGAACCTCTTCGGCCGGGTGGACCACGAAGAGCTCCGGCGGGAGTTAAAGAGCAAATTGCGGGAGATGAGCGAGGCGGATCGCGAGCGCTGGGACTACGACTTCGAGACGGACAGCCCGTTGGCCGGGGGGAGGCTGCAGTGGGAGGCGGTGCCCGGGGAGGCGGTGCCCGCTTTTTACCGGGAGACCCTGCGCCCCGGGGAACCCTGGCACCGGGACAGAGCGGGCGAGGAGGGCGGGCAGGAGAACTGCCGGCATCAGCCCAACTCAGGACTTACAACCAAAACGGCTCCCAAAGGGGCGGCCCAGATTACAG atTTATTTGCAAAGCGAAAAAGGACAACGGAGTCAAAATTGACTTGTGGTACAGGACTGCCTTCTGTGTCTCCCATTTCCCCTGAAAGGACCCCCCGCAAGAGACTGCGATAA